The following coding sequences lie in one Danio rerio strain Tuebingen ecotype United States chromosome 25, GRCz12tu, whole genome shotgun sequence genomic window:
- the LOC103909877 gene encoding uncharacterized protein has protein sequence MDELIILLRERNIPETTIKRLEEDKIDVSVLLLMTDDQMRSYFPSYGDRLAVMGFCRRQEREPTCRKSKLFERLKSKLTKRQKPDNSQTETQNTTKKHSQRTVRKIEMGWMHHDGQGFVQMRAKKGGGTRKLSVPKEWKREELIEEAIRLFFPNGKNSHGSISEFKLDLTNYQEVSLDAESTVGEMYNASKLTMMRFYLTTKKVEREVETESEEEMSDQMENFHSNNQDQSLPSTSSGMNDFFPSEMDVIYVDSPVNDTASPFHSTEDHIADDDLNVSFQSSLVTLPDYLDSSNVVTVLTGDIIGIDEQNLDDTLPLSPEPIAPQKKILVVHRGQIFSELIAHFCDETLIHTQSEVEVKLLLPNGQFEMGHDVGGVFRDCLSEFWQEFYDQCTLGNNFKVPFLRHDFGKEKWESVARIILFGWKKEKYLPIKLAPVILQQAIQGSVKSDLIENFLKYVSENECALLESCRKDFCSADQEELLETLDNYSCRRIPTNENFKQILEELAHKTLIQEPAYVLEQWACILGPLRKDLEEIEDVYCALQPTVRKIVQSLKFPETMNVQQKDISKHLTTYLRECDAKRQSLFLRFCTGSDLFIGKAITVDFTDLKGFERRPVAHTCGCFLRLSVHYDNYPDFRSEMNKVLESNIWVMDIV, from the exons ATGGACGAATTAATAATTTTACTAAGGGAGAGAAACATCCCTGAAACAACTATCAAACGACTGGAGGAAGACAAG attgATGTCAGTGTCCTACTGTTAATGACTGATGATCAGATGAGAAGCTATTTTCCTTCATATGGAGACAGACTGGCCGTGATGGGATTTTGTAGGAGGCAAGAAAGAGAACCAACTTGCAGGAAGTCAAAGCTGTTTGAGCGCCTCaaatcaaaactgaccaaaagACAAAAACCTGACAATTCACAAACAGAAACccaaaatactacaaaaaaacATTCTCAGCGTACTGTAAGAAAAATTGAAATGGGGTGGATGCACCATGATGGTCAGGGCTTTGTTCAAATGAGAGCAAAAAAAGGAGGGGGAACAAGGAAGTTGAGTGTTCCAAAAGAATGGAAAAGGGAAGAGCTGATTGAGGAGGCAATTCGTCTgttttttccaaatggaaaaaattCTCATGGGAGTATTTCTGAGTTTAAATTGGATCTAACAAATTATCAGGAAGTGTCACTAGATGCAGAATCTACAGTGGGGGAAATGTATAATGCATCCAAACTCACAATGATGAGGTTCTACTTGACAACAAAAAAGGTGGAGAgggaagtggaaacagaaagtgAAGAGGAAATGTCAGATCAAATGGAGAACTTTCACAGTAATAACCAGGATCAAAGCCTTCCCTCTACTTCCAGTGGGATGAATGACTTCTTTCCTTCAGAGATGGATGTAATTTATGTAGATAGTCCGGTTAATGACACTGCATCTCCCTTTCATTCCACAGAGGATCATATTGCAGATGATGACCTGAATGTATCTTTTCAAAGTTCTTTAGTGACCTTGCCAGATTACTTAGATTCAAGCAATGTAGTAACAGTACTCACTGGTGACATCATTGGAATAGATGAACAAAACTTAGATGACACTTTGCCGCTGAGCCCAGAACCCATTGCTCCACAGAAAAAAATCCTTGTTGTTCATCGTGGACAAATATTTTCAGAGCTCATTGCCCATTTCTGTGATGAAACCCTTATTCATACACAGAGTGAAGTAGAAGTGAAGCTGCTGCTCCCAAATGGACAGTTTGAGATGGGTCATGATGTTGGTGGAGTGTTTAGGGATTGCCTATCAGAGTTCTGGCAGGAATTTTATGATCAGTGCACATTGGGGAACAATTTTAAAGTTCCCTTTCTTCGACATGACTTTGGCAAAGAAAAGTGGGAAAGTGTGGCCCGAATAATTTTGTTCGGCTGGAAGAAAGAGAAATATCTCCCAATAAAACTTGCACCTGTCATCCTCCAGCAAGCAATACAGGGATCTGTGAAAAGTGATCTGATTGAGAACTTTTTGAAGTATGTCTCAGAAAACGAGTGTGCTTTGTTAGAAAGCTGCAGAAAAGACTTCTGTAGTGCAGACCAGGAGGAATTGCTTGAGACCTTAGACAACTACAGTTGTCGAAGAATTCCAACAAATGAAAACTTCAAGCAAATTTTGGAAGAACTGGCTCACAAAACTCTCATTCAAGAGCCTGCTTATGTTCTTGAACAGTGGGCATGCATACTTGGACCTCTGAGGAAGGACCTTGAGGAAATTGAAGATGTGTACTGTGCATTACAACCAACAGTGAGGAAAATTGTGCAATCTCTCAAATTTCCTGAAACAATGAATGTACAGCAAAaggacatttcaaagcacttgacAACTTACTTGAGGGAGTGTGATGCAAAACGGCAGTCTCTGTTTCTTCGATTCTGTACTGGATCAGATTTGTTTATAGGCAAAGCTATAACAGTTGATTTCACAGACCTTAAAGGGTTTGAGAGAAGACCAGTGGCGCACACATGTGGCTGTTTTCTGAGGCTTTCAGTGCACTATGACAACTACCCTGATTTCAGATCTGAAATGAACAAAGTCCTTGAAAGCAACATCTGGGTCATGGACATAGTTTAG
- the galk2 gene encoding N-acetylgalactosamine kinase: MATNPPKVKVLLSGNERLQKLKAAFRDKYGQMPLFYACAPGRVNLIGEHIDYCGYAVLPMAIEQSILAAVSVSDTKTIQLTNTDPKYKDFAVSADAISIDRENPQWHYYFLCGVKGLQEHLSLSSLAGMCCVVDGTIPASSGLSSSSALVCCAGLLAMEANHRSLSKVTLAEMCAKCERYIGTEGGGMDQSISFLAEEGTAKLIEFNPLRATDVKLPDGAVFVIANCCVEMNKAASSHFNMRVVECRLATKMLAKARGLDWRRLLKLGDLQKELRVSLEEMLELLEELLHPEPYSREEICRSLGITDQQLGEDILSANTQHATHFKLYQRARHVYGEAARVLQFKAVCDSSPASAITQLGDLMKQSHGSCRDLYECSCPELDQLVDICLQAGAVGSRLTGAGWGGCTVSMVPGERIDSFLQTVRERYYMPDARRAALEKQSLFVTRPGGGAAIYIEE, from the exons ATGGCCACAAATCCACCAAAAGTCAAGGTGCTGCTGAGTGGAAATGAAAG GTTGCAGAAATTGAAAGCCGCTTTTCGTGATAAATATGGACAAATGCCGCTTTTCTATGCTTGTGCTCCTGGGAGGGTGAATTTGATCG GTGAGCATATTGATTACTGTGGCTATGCTGTCCTGCCGATGGCGATAGAGCAGAGTATTCTCGCTGCTGTTTCTGTCTCTGACACTAAAACCATCCAGCTGACAAACACTGACCCCAAATACAA AGATTTCGCCGTGTCTGCTGATGCCATCTCCATTGACAGAGAGAATCCTCAGTGGCATTATTACTTCCTTTGTGGGGTGAAAGGACTCCAG GAGCACCTGAGCTTGTCTTCATTGGCAGGGATGTGTTGTGTGGTGGATGGGACGATCCCGGCCAGTTCAGGCCTGTCCAGCTCCAGTGCGCTGGTGTGCTGCGCCGGTCTGCTCGCTATGGAGGCCAATCACAGATCTCTCTCTAAG GTCACTCTTGCAGAAATGTGTGCCAAATGTGAGCGTTATATTGGCACTGAGGGCGGAGGGATGGATCAGTCCATTTCTTTTTTAGCAGAAGAGGGAACG GCAAAGCTAATCGAGTTTAACCCGTTGCGAGCCACAGACGTGAAGCTGCCTGATGGCGCAGTCTTTGTAATCGCCAACTGCTGTGTGGAGATGAACAAGGCGGCGTCGTCTCACTTCAACATGAGGGTGGTGGAGTGTCGCCTCGCCACAAAG ATGCTGGCGAAGGCGCGCGGGCTGGACTGGAGGCGTCTGCTGAAGCTGGGGGATCTGCAGAAGGAGCTGCGGGTGAGTCTGGAGGAGATGCTGGAGCTGCTGGAGGAGCTGCTGCACCCTGAGCCCTACAGCAGAGAGGAGATCTGCAGGAGTCTGGGCATCACTGATCAACAGCTGGGGGAGGACATCCTCAGTGCCAACACACAGCACG CGACTCATTTTAAGCTGTACCAGCGTGCCAGACACGTGTACGGCGAGGCTGCGCGTGTGCTGCAGTTTAAGGCCGTGTGCGACTCCTCTCCTGCCAGCGCCATCACTCAGCTGGGGGATCTGATGAAGCAGAGCCACGGCAGCTGTAGAGACCTGTACGAGTGCAGCTGCCCGGAGCTGGACCAGCTGGTGGACATATGTCT GCAGGCGGGCGCTGTGGGCTCCAGGCTAACCGGAGCTGGATGGGGAGGCTGCACCGTGTCCATGGTTCCTGGAGAAAGGATAGATTCGTTTCTCCAGACCGTGCGGGAACGTTATTACATGCCTGACGCCCGTCGAGCCGCTCTGGAAAAGCAGAGTTTATTTGTGACGAGGCCGGGTGGAGGGGCCGCAATTTACATCGAGGAATGA